GACATCATTTACTCATAAAGACAACCAGTCTCAAAGTGAACCTATGAAACCTGTAACCCTCCATACCCAGGCTTGATTCTCTAAAATAATTTGGTGTTTTCATTACTAATAGTTCATTTAAGCCTGATAGATGACAGGCCAACCCTAACTCATTCTCCGAGGGTTATTtttgtgtggattttttttcctctgtagaTTAAACACACTGACGGGAGTAAGGCAACGTAAAGGATGGAAACTCAATGaagtgtgatgatgatgtgatgtgtttaGCGAAGAGGGTTCAAGGCCTCGCTCTGTGCATGTTTTCAGCATTGCGTCACTTTCTTATAAGGCCAAACACCACTGGGGTGTACAGTagtggggggagagagagagagagagagaaagggggagaaTTAAAGAGAGAGGATGCAATGGAGAAACGTATGAAAGGTGCGTTAGAGCTTCTTTCTGATGAAGTTGTCCAGGTACTGCCGCTCCCTCTTTTCATCTGATTGCTGATGTTTTTGAAAAATCCCAGAGATATGAAAGTCACTGGAACTAGAACTGAGAGATAACACACTGCAGAAGATGGattggaaaaagagaaagagcaagCCAATCTTGCTAATGTGTTAGATTGACCCCTAACAATCTGCATCTTGCACAATATCACCAAGACAAGAAAGTTACATGCATGTAATGAAGGTTAAATTAGACAATAAAGGGGCAAAAacagatgacatcactgtgagaGCGCCTACCGCTTTGTATGGGTAGAcaaattaagttttaaaaaaaggcaaatccTAGAGACAAGAGGGTGTTCTAATGTCTATAATGTGACAACAAAAAAGTTAGAAACCTGTAATGAAATGTTGGTTcagttttttagatttttgatATTGAACCATAAACGTTTAAACACAGttccagtcaaaagtttggacacacttgaATATACTATTACTGTAAGTAGTCCAGTACCTTTCTTTATTAGACGGGGATCATTACACCTcgaaacaacaaacaaaaagtgtaaaaacagaatttaaagagttaaaaaaaagagaaaaaaaacaatctaagTCCAGTTTCTGTTGGACACCCTGGTGGTCCAAACTTCAGTCTCACCTGCTGACTCTTGAAAAACTAATTTGACCCGGTGCTGGGAGGTGAGGgctaaataaaagaaaaacattgttatCATGATTAATCAGCGGCTCTGTCAGCTGGGCCACGGAGAATAGGAAGTGGCACAAATGACTGCATGGAATTCCTGGTGTGTCAGACAGAATAAAGCGGCAACGTCCGTCCTTCACTCACTCTTTATTTCACTCACTTATTCAAAGGAAAGCTTGTTCCAGTGGGATTCATAATTCCTCGTCTTTCCCCGCAGTGCAGGCCTAAATCAATTGATTTTAAGTCTGTGAGTCTGCGGGTGACACACTCCAAGTttgtaaatcataaaacatcacCCAGACACAGGATTAACTGCTATAAATAAGATGTcggattttctttttccttgttATGAAACTGCATGATTTCTGACCAACAAACGCCAATCcgtacacacacaaagctgcaCATGTTCGTTTTCATTGCGGTACGagtgaaaaaattaaaaaaaaaaaaaaaaataaattttaaaaaatgatacaaCTGACAGAAGGCAGCTCTAAGTGTACAGACTGTGTCCCCATTCTCAACCAGACAAAAACAACCAGTGTTTATGggataatgtgttttttagtttGCCAGACAAATCTCTTAAGTATTCTTTGTTTCTACATGAGACAAAACTATAAATggcaaacatgtatttttccaGCAGCTTTTCCAGGTTCAGTCTGTCTGATCAGGCAGGCAGGCTACAGCTGCAACGGTtagtcaattaactgattagtcaGTTGACACAAAATTAATCgccaattattttgatgatcaattaatcattttgagtcaagaaaaaagactaaatttctcaggtttcagcttcttatATATGAatatcttctgttttttttagtcatcaatgatggtaaactgaatatctttgggttgtggactgtaggtcaagacaaaacaagacattttaggttgcatttTGCGCTTGAAAATAATTgacatattaatcaataatgaaaataatcgttagttgcagctctatagaCAGCCTATTGACATATAGACAAGCACAGTTTTCATTCTGTATAGTACAAATAACCAAAATATACTATCTATGTAATTAACTTTGTCAGTTTCTCAGGCCAACATGGATCAGAAGTCTGAGCatctacaattccatgacaactgggcaaactgtctgctgatgaagatcatgtaaTATGACCAAAAGCTCCAGAATAGTTTATAAATGAACCTTGCGGTGAGATTAATttctcagctgctgtttctatTGTCAAGAATAAAATTTGAATCTTGGAAAATTCaatgtcttttatttgtttcactAACTGTGTCATTGTTGCAAAGTCACAGGAGTTTTCCATGATTTACTAAAAACACCAGGATGAAATGCCAAGACAAGTGAGTTTTGGGAATAAATGGAAATGGATTTGGATTTTAACAGCTATTTGCAAATACTGTTTAACCATAATATATTACAGCATCAATTTATCCTAATCTGTTTATCGCATCCTACTTACAGAAGTTTACCGTCCAgtgactgacaacttactgcgaCTCGAATTATATGATTTAACCAGATGTGTTGAATCAATTTGGTCCCCCCCAGCAGGTTAATGCTGTCTGTTGTCAGCATGTCTAATCCTTCTGAAGACAGAAAAGTTTTGGAGGAAGGCTTCTTCTACCCCCTTCTGGCCTGAGGAGGTCATTTGGTCTGATGCCTTTTACTCCATATAATATAAACTTCCTCACCACAGGCTGCTCACAAACAGCATAAATAAACAACCGCGGGACAAAGCAGGGTTTGGAGCTTGTTAGGGCGTACGATTTCAACATGAGAGTTTGTTTGTTCAAATTTGCTCGCACAGTGACCTAACTCTTTTATACTGAGCACATGTGGGGAAGAGGGCATAGGAAGGCGAACAttacagagggaaaaaaagtggaaaaatccATATTTTTCCAATATGCAGACGGGGCAGTTCATCAGGCAAAGTTTGACACATGTCTTTGAACAGAGTTAGAAACAACAACTTGGTGGAAAAAGTAAAAGGATGGAGTAGGGTGGTTTGGCTAAACAAATGTCATTCTTGGACGCTGCTGCAGGGAGGATGAGAGAAGGAAAGAtgatgaaaagaatgaaaagataCATTCCTGAGAATCTAACTCACTGCCTCACTGTTTCCTGGGCTTGATTAGAGGGATGCAGTGACTTGCGGGTACATTAAGATTAAGATCTTGGCTGTCCAGAGGGAATTACAAAAAGGAAGTAATATGGGTGTCTTTATCAAATGTGACATTGTTTCTTATAAAAGGAAGTCTCATTACGCCTTACACTTAAACCGCGCAGCCATGCAGCTGCAGTACACACTGTATGTGATGGTTGCGGGAGCTTTTTTTGTAATCGAAAGGTCACGTTTCACCCACACAAGGCCCGGTCCGAATTGTTACATTGAGGCTTTCAGTGAGTAAAGCTTCACTTGATTTGTATTTACCAGTATACACAATTCTAACTGGATCATAAAGTCACCCTGTGCTTCCATCctaaacattttactttttctccCTTCTTCTATATAGTTCTATATGTCTTATAATTTGGGATATTGTGGCTTTGGGCTACATATTTACTGCTATTTTGACATGTTAAGTCAAGCATAGGAACACAAGGTTATGGTCATTCTGTAACATAAAAAGACGTTtaaaatccacacacacacaggacttaGTTGCTGTGACACTGATGACTCAGTTTAGACTCTATTAGGAAGacaattaaaatgtgaacaGCCAATCCTCATTATAAAACCTGAAAAGCTTGGCTGTTGAAAgaatatcatttttaaatagcATTTGAACAAAGGAACCAGCCAGGGTGCAACCAGGatattttacactgcaaaaTGAGATACACTACCACatctcagtaaaaaaaaaaaagaaatgagttCAACCTATGCCATTTCCATTAATTGCACCAAATTAAGTGCTGTCCACTGAGGGAACTAATTTTAGATTGTCTATCATGAGTGATGATCCATCAGTGACCAATTTACCCAGTAGCTTCTATTGCAAATGTTGCTATTTAATGCTGCTTGCTTGTAGTAATCACACCCTCTTAGGGTCAATCAAGCACAAAAGTCATTTTCAACTCTTTGGACTGCACTAGTTGCTAGGTTGGCGGTCATGTAAGCAAACCAGGCTACAGGTTAGCAATAATTAGTAGCACCTGCTCCTGGGATGTGATATACCAGTCAAACTGTTGGACAATAGATCTGTTCGGGTTTCCCAGTAAGCACTtgaggaccctgaaactgaagcacctaaatggaattcaaccatcattaattttatttacacCTGCTTTTCCATGTGTGACAGGTCAAAATGACAATTTTACATATTAATTAAACCACCAATTTGTTTTGGGCACAAtataacaggaaataaataactcAAACATGATTAGCAAGTATTTTTATGCAGAAATCAATCCTAAAAGtaacattaacaaaaacaaatactgtcTTTGAAACACAGCATTCCTGTAAAAcatgcactgcaaaaaatatcttATGATTCATAGAATCACTTTCAAATTAACATTTCTCAATTATCTAAAAGGAATCATACAATCTTAAATGACATATTTCAGTACTTGATTGGACCAAATTAATTTGTTTCTCTCATTTCtaaataaaacagtatttttaataGTTAACGTAACATTACAAAAATATTATAGAGTTGTGTTTGTTACATTTTGGACCAATTGCTGAAGTCAGTGTCCAGGAAAATGTACAGCAAACGTAGTATGCTGTGTCATAGATGGTTTTCAGTCTTGTGTTTCTAGTACATCCGGCAACATTTGCTGACTGCTGCAGGGCAACGGTGACCAAGGATCTGACTGCAGGCTATGATCCTGACTtaacacagtgtttgttttgttgtcttgtaTGATACCCCGTCACACAGCCTTAGAAGTTGCCTTGTGAGCAAACATATTAACTCCAATGTTTGTTTCCCCCAAAAGTGGTACAAATTACTACCGGACCAAACTGTACATCGTGTCTTTTACTTCAGCTCTGCTTTGAACGCTTTGATGGAGGGGTGTCAGATGAGTCTGCTGCTTTCTTggatgctgctttttttctaGACTCTTTTTCTTCTGGTTCATAGAGGGCATTCCTGACAAAGCGTGCAGCAGCCCCCTTATCCAGACGGGCAGCTTTCTTCTTGTCTGTGATCTCCTTCACTCTGTTCATGTATGTCCTTATTCGCTCCTGAAGAACACAGAGTGGTTGCAGAGACATTagacaataaacataaatagaGAGACAGAATGATAACACAGAAGAAGATACATACCAATTCCTGTTTGATTCCATGTTCTCTGGGATTTACTCCTTGTGTAACCAAGTACACTGTAAACAATGACAAAAGTTAGATACTTTAAAATATGTGTCAAAAAGAATATTAATACTGTGCTCAAAAAAGAGGAACGAATTCCTTTAAAAAGTCAAGGCACACTGTTTCGTCAAagtacaaacattaaaaaagccTTTACTACAGTGGCtacatgataaaaacaagacCTGCTGGTGATCCTGGGGACCagctaaaaagctctgtatTTGGCTTTTTGGTTTAATGCCATAGGCGAGATGCATGTTTAACACATCTGCTGTGTGGAGACCACTTCAGATATCTTGCCAACATCATTAAATCTCAGTGTTGTTTGGAGTATACTGCCAACTTTATATTTATGTTCCTCTAAAGCACAGGATATAGAAACAATCCAAAAAACTTACTCCAGAATAATGAATTGAGGGTGTAGGCGGACATCAGGTCCAGCTTGGCTTGATCCAAAGGATCCAACTGTCAATAAAGCAGATTTATGTTATGTTAGCACCATTagtataaaattataaaaaaaaaaaatccacaaaaataGTAGACATTAAGCTGACCTTCTTAACAGACTCTGGGGTTATTGTAGTaaaattattgtgtttttgcaa
This genomic interval from Thunnus thynnus chromosome 14, fThuThy2.1, whole genome shotgun sequence contains the following:
- the c1d gene encoding nuclear nucleic acid-binding protein C1D; the protein is MAADSRTEDYPHEIDEQLTGFDSSVSSVKTMLEKLMSMPRNDLLQKLDPLDQAKLDLMSAYTLNSLFWMYLVTQGVNPREHGIKQELERIRTYMNRVKEITDKKKAARLDKGAAARFVRNALYEPEEKESRKKAASKKAADSSDTPPSKRSKQS